A single region of the Malus sylvestris chromosome 8, drMalSylv7.2, whole genome shotgun sequence genome encodes:
- the LOC126631172 gene encoding disease resistance protein RUN1-like isoform X6: MARASASAVFPWKYHVFLSFRGEDTRRGFTDHLYKQLEARGIRTFRDEPELERGTDINPELLKAIDQSRSAIIVLSTNFASSSWCLRELTHIVRCMKEKKRIFPIFYGVDPSDVRHQRGSFGEAFAKHEVNYREHMEEVNEWRKSLKRVANLAGWNSKDCRYDTELIQGIVNTLWEEVHPTLSMLDSSERFVGIDSKLKEIDLLLETDANDVRFIGIWGMGGVGKTTLARLVYERISHDFEGSSFLANVREVCSNSKDGIVHLQKQLLSKILGENNIQIWNDYSGITRISRCLRNKKVLLVLDDVDQLDQLEKLVKQKEWFGFGSRVVVTTRDERLLVEHGIEMVYEVKPLTQDEALFLFSRKAFKDDELEEDFLELSKCFINYASGLPLALKTLGSFLYKRGRDEWKSALDKLKQAPDRKIFEPLKISYDGLDGLDKRIFLDIACFHKSCEKERVIEGLENCGFVGARVVIEVLIEKSLLYISFNSLSMHDLIQEMAWEIVRQESYDEPGGRSRLWLPKDIWHVHAKNTGSEAIEGIVLRLSEFEEAHCNPEAFTKMCKLRLLDIHNVSLSKGPEHLPNALRVLKWSWYPSKCLPPIFQPDELTELSLRHSKIDHLWDGIKRLGKLKSIDLSYSHNLTRTPDFTSIQNLEKLVLEGCTNLAKIHPSIAFLRRLRILNLKDCKSIMSLPNKVEMESLEVFDISGCSKVKKIPEFVGEMKNFRRLSLSRTVVQEIPSSVIRSSLEEIDLSGTALRETESSLVSVKNLVLSNFMGSNAPPARSWRSFFTFGEFPAKISHPASVVLASLRDLCFLKDLNLENCNFCGGAIPKDIGLLSSLVRLNLSGNHLVSLPASISGLSKLQYLNLENCSLCEGAIPEDIGFLSSLETLDLSGNHLVSLPASISGLSKLQYLNLKNCSLCEGAIPEDIGFLSSLERLNLSRNHLVSLPASISGLSQLEGLYLENCSLCEGAILEDIGFLSSLETLDLSGNHFVSLPASFSGLSNLRNFFLSNCKRLQQLPAIADDRRFRRYWCSLENCFSLGGNQSCNAIMYSMLKRFNQELPWSWDIVIPGSEIPEWLNNQSMGDSVIEKQPSHSSNSKAVGFAFCVLFVGSQNISAPNRGVKWSRHYRHEITCLINFGSNTTFQDTPECPLRCITEEVASDHLWLSFLSMNCIGRHSKGKCWDQIRFRCKSETGLKVKKCGVCRLYEQKKSSTER, translated from the exons ATGGCCCGGGCTTCTGCTTCTGCAGTTTTTCCATGGAAATACCATGTGTTTCTGAGTTTCAGAG GTGAAGACACCCGCCGGGGTTTTACAGATCATTTATACAAACAGTTGGAGGCGCGAGGAATCAGGACTTTCAGGGACGAACCAGAACTTGAAAGAGGGACAGATATCAATCCAGAGCTCCTGAAGGCAATTGACCAATCAAGGTCTGCAATCATAGTTCTTTCTACGAACTTTGCTTCTTCAAGTTGGTGTTTGCGAGAACTTACTCATATTGTTCGTTGcatgaaagagaaaaagagaattttTCCCATTTTTTATGGCGTGGATCCTTCTGATGTACGCCATCAACGAGGGAGTTTTGGGGAGGCCTTCGCGAAACATGAAGTAAATTATCGAGAACACATGGAGGAGGTAAATGAGTGGAGAAAGTCGTTAAAAAGGGTGGCTAATCTCGCTGGGTGGAATTCAAAGGATTGTAG GTATGATACAGAGCTTATCCAAGGAATCGTCAATACACTATGGGAGGAAGTGCATCCTACGTTGTCAATGTTGGATTCCTCAGAGAGGTTTGTCGGAATCGATTCTAAACTGAAGGAAATAGATTTGCTTTTAGAAACAGATGCAAACGATGTTCGCTTTATAGGGATATGGGGGATGGGTGGAGTGGGTAAGACAACCCTAGCTAGATTAGTTTACGAGAGAATTTCTCATGATTTTGAAGGTAGCAGCTTTCTTGCTAATGTTAGAGAGGTGTGCTCTAACTCTAAGGATGGTATAGTTCATCTACAAAAGCAGCTTCTTTCTAAAATCTTAGGGGAAAATAACATACAAATTTGGAATGATTATAGTGGAATCACTAGGATAAGTAGGTGTTTACGTAATAAAAAGGTTCTTCTCGTACTCGATGATGTGGATCAATTAGACCAACTGGAAAAGTTGGTCAAACAAAAAGAGTGGTTTGGTTTTGGGAGTAGAGTCGTCGTTACAACTAGAGATGAACGTTTGTTAGTTGAACATGGTATAGAGATGGTATATGAGGTTAAGCCATTAACCcaagatgaagctctttttctctttagtCGGAAAGCCTTTAAAGATGATGAGTTGGAAGAAGATTTTTTAGAACTGTCTAAATGTTTCATCAATTATGCAAGTGGTCTTCCATTAGCTCTTAAAACTTTAGGGTCTTTTTTGTACAAAAGAGGTCGAGATGAATGGAAGAGTGCACTAGATAAACTGAAGCAAGCTCCTGATAGGAAAATTTTTGAACCATTGAAAATAAGTTATGATGGACTAGATGGGTTGGACAAGAGAATCTTCCTTGACATTGCATGTTTCCATAAGTCTTGTGAAAAGGAGCGAGTAATTGAAGGACTAGAAAACTGTGGCTTTGTTGGCGCTCGCGTTGTGATTGAAGTTCTTATTGAGAAATCTCTCTTGTATATTTCATTCAATTCTCTATCTATGCATGATTTGATACAAGAAATGGCATGGGAGATTGTTCGACAAGAGTCTTACGATGAGCCAGGTGGTCGTAGTCGGTTGTGGCTTCCTAAAGATATCTGGCATGTGCATGCAAAGAATACG GGATCAGAGGCAATTGAAGGCATAGTCTTACGCTTGAGTGAATTTGAAGAGGCACACTGCAATCCTGAAGCATTCACTAAGATGTGTAAGCTGAGGTTGCTCGACATTCATAATGTGAGCCTTTCTAAGGGACCCGAGCATCTTCCGAATGCTTTAAGAGTTCTCAAATGGAGCTGGTATCCCTCCAAATGTCTACCACCAATTTTTCAACCGGATGAACTTACAGAACTTAGTTTGCGGCATAGCAAAATTGATCACCTTTGGGATGGAATAAAG CGCTTGGGCAAGTTGAAGTCTATCGATCTTAGTTACTCCCACAACTTGACAAGGACCCCAGATTTCACAAGTATTCAAAATCTCGAGAAGCTGGTTCTTGAAGGTTGTACAAATTTAGCTAAGATTCATCCATCCATTGCGTTTCTCAGAAGGCTTagaattttaaatcttaaagaCTGTAAAAGTATTATGAGTCTCCCAAACAAGGTAGAAATGGAATCTCTTGAAGTATTTGACATTTCTGGCTGCTCAAAAGTGAAAAAGATTCCAGAATTTGTTGGAGAAATGAAAAATTTCCGGAGACTTTCTTTAAGCCGAACTGTTGTTCAGGAAATCCCTTCCTCAGTTATACGTAGCAGTTTGGAGGAGATTGATTTAAGTGGAACTGCTTTGAGAGAGACGGAATCCTCCCTTGTTTCAGTGAAAAATTTGGTACTATCAAATTTTATGGGAAGTAATGCACCACCAGCTAGATCATGGCgttccttcttcacttttgGTGAATTTCCAGCAAAGATTTCTCACCCTGCGAGTGTGGTCTTAGCTTCGTTGAGAGATTTATGCTTTCTGaaggatttaaatttggagaacTGCAATTTTTGTGGAGGAGCAATTCCCAAGGATATTGGTCTCTTGTCCTCTTTAGTAAGGCTAAATCTTAGCGGAAACCATTTGGTTAGCCTTCCTGCAAGCATCAGTGGGCTTTCTAAGCTGCAATATTTAAATCTCGAGAACTGCAGTCTTTGTGAAGGAGCAATTCCCGAGGATATTGGTTTCTTGTCCTCTTTAGAAACACTAGATCTTAGCGGAAACCATTTGGTTAGCCTTCCTGCAAGCATCAGTGGGCTTTCTAAGCTGCAGTATTTAAATCTCAAGAACTGCAGTCTTTGTGAAGGAGCAATTCCCGAGGATATTGGTTTCTTGTCCTCTTTAGAAAGACTAAATCTTAGCAGAAACCATTTGGTTAGCCTTCCTGCAAGCATCAGTGGGCTTTCTCAGCTGGAGGGTTTATATCTCGAGAACTGCAGTCTTTGTGAAGGAGCAATTCTCGAGGATATTGGTTTCTTGTCCTCTTTAGAAACACTAGATCTTAGCGGAAACCATTTTGTTAGCCTTCCTGCAAGCTTCAGTGGGCTTTCTAACCTGCGGAATTTTTTCTTGTCAAATTGCAAAAGGCTTCAACAACTGCCAGCCATTGCAGATGATCGCAGATTTAGACGTTATTGGTGCAGTTTGGAAAATTGCTTCAGTTTGGGTGGAAATCAAAGTTGTAATGCCATAATGTATTCAATGCTAAAGAGATTCAATCAG GAGCTCCCTTGGTCTTGGGATATAGTAATTCCTGGAAGTGAAATTCCTGAGTGGTTAAATAACCAAAGCATGGGAGATTCGGTGATTGAGAAGCAACCTTCGCACTCAAGCAATAGCAAGGCGGTGGGGTTTGCTTTTTGCGTTCTATTTGTAGGTTCTCAAAATATTTCAGCTCCCAATCGTGGAGTAAAATGGTCAAGACATTATAGGCATGAAATTACATGTTTGATCAATTTTGGTTCAAACACCACCTTTCAAGACACTCCTGAGTGCCCTCTTCGCTGTATTACCGAGGAAGTAGCATCAGATCACCTTTGGTTGAGCTTTCTATCTATGAATTGCATTGGTCGGCATTCGAAGGGGAAATGTTGGGATCAGATTCGGTTTCGTTGCAAAAGCGAGACAGGCTTGAAGGTGAAGAAGTGCGGAGTCTGTAGACTGTATGAACAGAAGAAGAGCTCAACCGAACGATGA
- the LOC126631172 gene encoding disease resistance protein RUN1-like isoform X4, which produces MARASAPAIFPWKYQVFLSFRGEDTRRGFTDHLYKQLEARGIRTFRDEPELERGTDINPELLKAIDQSRSAIIVLSTNFASSSWCLRELTHIVRCMKEKKRIFPIFYGVDPSDVRHQRGSFGEAFAKHEVNYREHMEEVNEWRKSLKRVANLAGWNSKDCRYDTELIQGIVNTLWEEVHPTLSMLDSSERFVGIDSKLKEIDLLLETDANDVRFIGIWGMGGVGKTTLARLVYERISHDFEGSSFLANVREVCSNSKDGIVHLQKQLLSKILGENNIQIWNDYSGITRISRCLRNKKVLLVLDDVDQLDQLEKLVKQKEWFGFGSRVVVTTRDERLLVEHGIEMVYEVKPLTQDEALFLFSRKAFKDDELEEDFLELSKCFINYASGLPLALKTLGSFLYKRGRDEWKSALDKLKQAPDRKIFEPLKISYDGLDGLDKRIFLDIACFHKSCEKERVIEGLENCGFVGARVVIEVLIEKSLLYISFNSLSMHDLIQEMAWEIVRQESYDEPGGRSRLWLPKDIWHVHAKNTGSEAIEGIVLRLSEFEEAHCNPEAFTKMCKLRLLDIHNVSLSKGPEHLPNALRVLKWSWYPSKCLPPIFQPDELTELSLRHSKIDHLWDGIKRLGKLKSIDLSYSHNLTRTPDFTSIQNLEKLVLEGCTNLAKIHPSIAFLRRLRILNLKDCKSIMSLPNKVEMESLEVFDISGCSKVKKIPEFVGEMKNFRRLSLSRTVVQEIPSSVIRSSLEEIDLSGTALRETESSLVSVKNLVLSNFMGSNAPPARSWRSFFTFGEFPAKISHPASVVLASLRDLCFLKDLNLENCNFCGGAIPKDIGLLSSLVRLNLSGNHLVSLPASISGLSKLQYLNLENCSLCEGAIPEDIGFLSSLETLDLSGNHLVSLPASISGLSKLQYLNLKNCSLCEGAIPEDIGFLSSLERLNLSRNHLVSLPASISGLSQLEGLYLENCSLCEGAILEDIGFLSSLETLDLSGNHFVSLPASFSGLSNLRNFFLSNCKRLQQLPAIADDRRFRRYWCSLENCFSLGGNQSCNAIMYSMLKRFNQELPWSWDIVIPGSEIPEWLNNQSMGDSVIEKQPSHSSNSKAVGFAFCVLFVGSQNISAPNRGVKWSRHYRHEITCLINFGSNTTFQDTPECPLRCITEEVASDHLWLSFLSMNCIGRHSKGKCWDQIRFRCKSETGLKVKKCGVCRLYEQKKSSTER; this is translated from the exons ATGGCCCGGGCTTCTGCTCCTGCAATTTTTCCATGGAAATACCAAGTGTTTCTGAGTTTCAGAGGTGAAGACACCCGCCGGGGTTTTACAGATCATTTATACAAACAGTTGGAG GCGCGAGGAATCAGGACTTTCAGGGACGAACCAGAACTTGAAAGAGGGACAGATATCAATCCAGAGCTCCTGAAGGCAATTGACCAATCAAGGTCTGCAATCATAGTTCTTTCTACGAACTTTGCTTCTTCAAGTTGGTGTTTGCGAGAACTTACTCATATTGTTCGTTGcatgaaagagaaaaagagaattttTCCCATTTTTTATGGCGTGGATCCTTCTGATGTACGCCATCAACGAGGGAGTTTTGGGGAGGCCTTCGCGAAACATGAAGTAAATTATCGAGAACACATGGAGGAGGTAAATGAGTGGAGAAAGTCGTTAAAAAGGGTGGCTAATCTCGCTGGGTGGAATTCAAAGGATTGTAG GTATGATACAGAGCTTATCCAAGGAATCGTCAATACACTATGGGAGGAAGTGCATCCTACGTTGTCAATGTTGGATTCCTCAGAGAGGTTTGTCGGAATCGATTCTAAACTGAAGGAAATAGATTTGCTTTTAGAAACAGATGCAAACGATGTTCGCTTTATAGGGATATGGGGGATGGGTGGAGTGGGTAAGACAACCCTAGCTAGATTAGTTTACGAGAGAATTTCTCATGATTTTGAAGGTAGCAGCTTTCTTGCTAATGTTAGAGAGGTGTGCTCTAACTCTAAGGATGGTATAGTTCATCTACAAAAGCAGCTTCTTTCTAAAATCTTAGGGGAAAATAACATACAAATTTGGAATGATTATAGTGGAATCACTAGGATAAGTAGGTGTTTACGTAATAAAAAGGTTCTTCTCGTACTCGATGATGTGGATCAATTAGACCAACTGGAAAAGTTGGTCAAACAAAAAGAGTGGTTTGGTTTTGGGAGTAGAGTCGTCGTTACAACTAGAGATGAACGTTTGTTAGTTGAACATGGTATAGAGATGGTATATGAGGTTAAGCCATTAACCcaagatgaagctctttttctctttagtCGGAAAGCCTTTAAAGATGATGAGTTGGAAGAAGATTTTTTAGAACTGTCTAAATGTTTCATCAATTATGCAAGTGGTCTTCCATTAGCTCTTAAAACTTTAGGGTCTTTTTTGTACAAAAGAGGTCGAGATGAATGGAAGAGTGCACTAGATAAACTGAAGCAAGCTCCTGATAGGAAAATTTTTGAACCATTGAAAATAAGTTATGATGGACTAGATGGGTTGGACAAGAGAATCTTCCTTGACATTGCATGTTTCCATAAGTCTTGTGAAAAGGAGCGAGTAATTGAAGGACTAGAAAACTGTGGCTTTGTTGGCGCTCGCGTTGTGATTGAAGTTCTTATTGAGAAATCTCTCTTGTATATTTCATTCAATTCTCTATCTATGCATGATTTGATACAAGAAATGGCATGGGAGATTGTTCGACAAGAGTCTTACGATGAGCCAGGTGGTCGTAGTCGGTTGTGGCTTCCTAAAGATATCTGGCATGTGCATGCAAAGAATACG GGATCAGAGGCAATTGAAGGCATAGTCTTACGCTTGAGTGAATTTGAAGAGGCACACTGCAATCCTGAAGCATTCACTAAGATGTGTAAGCTGAGGTTGCTCGACATTCATAATGTGAGCCTTTCTAAGGGACCCGAGCATCTTCCGAATGCTTTAAGAGTTCTCAAATGGAGCTGGTATCCCTCCAAATGTCTACCACCAATTTTTCAACCGGATGAACTTACAGAACTTAGTTTGCGGCATAGCAAAATTGATCACCTTTGGGATGGAATAAAG CGCTTGGGCAAGTTGAAGTCTATCGATCTTAGTTACTCCCACAACTTGACAAGGACCCCAGATTTCACAAGTATTCAAAATCTCGAGAAGCTGGTTCTTGAAGGTTGTACAAATTTAGCTAAGATTCATCCATCCATTGCGTTTCTCAGAAGGCTTagaattttaaatcttaaagaCTGTAAAAGTATTATGAGTCTCCCAAACAAGGTAGAAATGGAATCTCTTGAAGTATTTGACATTTCTGGCTGCTCAAAAGTGAAAAAGATTCCAGAATTTGTTGGAGAAATGAAAAATTTCCGGAGACTTTCTTTAAGCCGAACTGTTGTTCAGGAAATCCCTTCCTCAGTTATACGTAGCAGTTTGGAGGAGATTGATTTAAGTGGAACTGCTTTGAGAGAGACGGAATCCTCCCTTGTTTCAGTGAAAAATTTGGTACTATCAAATTTTATGGGAAGTAATGCACCACCAGCTAGATCATGGCgttccttcttcacttttgGTGAATTTCCAGCAAAGATTTCTCACCCTGCGAGTGTGGTCTTAGCTTCGTTGAGAGATTTATGCTTTCTGaaggatttaaatttggagaacTGCAATTTTTGTGGAGGAGCAATTCCCAAGGATATTGGTCTCTTGTCCTCTTTAGTAAGGCTAAATCTTAGCGGAAACCATTTGGTTAGCCTTCCTGCAAGCATCAGTGGGCTTTCTAAGCTGCAATATTTAAATCTCGAGAACTGCAGTCTTTGTGAAGGAGCAATTCCCGAGGATATTGGTTTCTTGTCCTCTTTAGAAACACTAGATCTTAGCGGAAACCATTTGGTTAGCCTTCCTGCAAGCATCAGTGGGCTTTCTAAGCTGCAGTATTTAAATCTCAAGAACTGCAGTCTTTGTGAAGGAGCAATTCCCGAGGATATTGGTTTCTTGTCCTCTTTAGAAAGACTAAATCTTAGCAGAAACCATTTGGTTAGCCTTCCTGCAAGCATCAGTGGGCTTTCTCAGCTGGAGGGTTTATATCTCGAGAACTGCAGTCTTTGTGAAGGAGCAATTCTCGAGGATATTGGTTTCTTGTCCTCTTTAGAAACACTAGATCTTAGCGGAAACCATTTTGTTAGCCTTCCTGCAAGCTTCAGTGGGCTTTCTAACCTGCGGAATTTTTTCTTGTCAAATTGCAAAAGGCTTCAACAACTGCCAGCCATTGCAGATGATCGCAGATTTAGACGTTATTGGTGCAGTTTGGAAAATTGCTTCAGTTTGGGTGGAAATCAAAGTTGTAATGCCATAATGTATTCAATGCTAAAGAGATTCAATCAG GAGCTCCCTTGGTCTTGGGATATAGTAATTCCTGGAAGTGAAATTCCTGAGTGGTTAAATAACCAAAGCATGGGAGATTCGGTGATTGAGAAGCAACCTTCGCACTCAAGCAATAGCAAGGCGGTGGGGTTTGCTTTTTGCGTTCTATTTGTAGGTTCTCAAAATATTTCAGCTCCCAATCGTGGAGTAAAATGGTCAAGACATTATAGGCATGAAATTACATGTTTGATCAATTTTGGTTCAAACACCACCTTTCAAGACACTCCTGAGTGCCCTCTTCGCTGTATTACCGAGGAAGTAGCATCAGATCACCTTTGGTTGAGCTTTCTATCTATGAATTGCATTGGTCGGCATTCGAAGGGGAAATGTTGGGATCAGATTCGGTTTCGTTGCAAAAGCGAGACAGGCTTGAAGGTGAAGAAGTGCGGAGTCTGTAGACTGTATGAACAGAAGAAGAGCTCAACCGAACGATGA
- the LOC126631172 gene encoding disease resistance protein RPV1-like isoform X12, producing MARASASAVFPWKYHVFLSFRGEDTRRGFTDHLYKQLEARGIRTFRDEPELESGTDINPELLKAIDQSRSAIIVLSTNFASSSWCLRELTHIVRCMKEKKRIFPIFYGVDPSDVRHQRGSFGEAFAEHEVNYREHMDEVNEWRKSLKRVANLAGWNSKDYRYDTELIQGIVNTLWEEVHPTLSMLDSSERFVGIDSKLKEIDLLLETDANDVRFIGIWGMGGVGKTTLARLVYERISHDFEGSSFLANVREVCSNSKDGIVHLQKQLLSKILGENNIQIWNDYSGITRISRCLRNKKVLLVLDDVDQLDQLEKLVKQKEWFGFGSRVVVTTRDERLLVEHGIEMVYEVKPLTQDEALFLFSRKAFKDDELEEDFLELSKCFINYASGLPLALKTLGSFLYKRGRDEWKSALDKLKQAPDRKIFEPLKISYDGLDGLDKRIFLDIACFHKSCEKERVIEGLENCGFVGARVVIEVLIEKSLLYISFNSLSMHDLIQEMAWEIVRQESYDEPGGRSRLWLPKDIWHVHAKNTGSEAIEGIVLRLSEFEEAHCNPEAFTKMCKLRLLDIHNVSLSKGPNHLPNALRVLKWSWYPSKCLPPIFQPDELTELSLRHSKIDHLWDGIKRLGKLKSIDLSYSHNLTRTPDFTSIQNLEKLVLEGCTNLATIHSSIVFLRRLRILNLKDCKSIMSLPNKVEMESLEVFDISGCSKVKKIPEFVGEMKNFWRLSLSRTVVQEIPSSVIRRSLEEIDLSGTALRETESSLVSVKNMVLSNFMGSNAPPARSWRSFFTFGEFPAKISHPASVVLASLKDLCFLKELNLKNCNLCEGAIPEDIGLLSSLETLNLSGNHLVSLPATISGLSNLRDLHLENCSLCEGAIPEDIGFLSSLETLNLSGNHLVSLPASIGGLSKLRDLDMGNCSLCEGAIPEDIGFLSSLETLNLSGNHFVSLPASISGLSKLQYFHLENCKRLQQLPAIPDARRIGSFLCRFDNCFSLGGNQGCNAINAKEIQSGAPLVLGYSNSWK from the exons ATGGCCCGGGCTTCTGCTTCTGCAGTTTTTCCATGGAAATACCATGTGTTTCTGAGTTTCAGAGGTGAAGACACCCGCCGGGGTTTTACAGATCATTTATACAAACAGTTGGAGGCGCGAGGAATCAGGACTTTCAGGGACGAACCAGAACTTGAAAGCGGGACAGATATCAATCCAGAGCTCCTGAAGGCAATTGACCAATCAAGGTCTGCAATCATAGTTCTTTCTACGAACTTTGCTTCTTCAAGTTGGTGTTTGCGAGAACTTACTCATATTGTTCGTTGcatgaaagagaaaaagagaattttTCCCATTTTTTATGGCGTGGATCCTTCTGATGTACGCCATCAACGAGGGAGTTTTGGGGAGGCCTTTGCGGAACATGAAGTAAATTATCGAGAACACATGGATGAGGTAAATGAGTGGAGAAAGTCGTTAAAAAGGGTGGCTAATCTCGCTGGGTGGAATTCAAAGGATTATAG GTATGATACAGAGCTTATCCAAGGAATCGTCAATACACTATGGGAGGAAGTGCATCCTACGTTGTCAATGTTGGATTCCTCAGAGAGGTTTGTCGGAATCGATTCTAAACTGAAGGAAATAGATTTGCTTTTAGAAACAGATGCAAACGATGTTCGCTTTATAGGGATATGGGGGATGGGTGGAGTGGGTAAGACAACCCTAGCTAGATTAGTTTACGAGAGAATTTCTCATGATTTTGAAGGTAGCAGCTTTCTTGCTAATGTTAGAGAGGTGTGCTCTAACTCTAAGGATGGTATAGTTCATCTACAAAAGCAGCTTCTTTCTAAAATCTTAGGGGAAAATAACATACAAATTTGGAATGATTATAGTGGAATCACTAGGATAAGTAGGTGTTTACGTAATAAAAAGGTTCTTCTCGTACTCGATGATGTGGATCAATTAGACCAACTGGAAAAGTTGGTCAAACAAAAAGAGTGGTTTGGTTTTGGGAGTAGAGTCGTCGTTACAACTAGAGATGAACGTTTGTTAGTTGAACATGGTATAGAGATGGTATATGAGGTTAAGCCATTAACCcaagatgaagctctttttctctttagtCGGAAAGCCTTTAAAGATGATGAGTTGGAAGAAGATTTTTTAGAACTGTCTAAATGTTTCATCAATTATGCAAGTGGTCTTCCATTAGCTCTTAAAACTTTAGGGTCTTTTTTGTACAAAAGAGGTCGAGATGAATGGAAGAGTGCACTAGATAAACTGAAGCAAGCTCCTGATAGGAAAATTTTTGAACCATTGAAAATAAGTTATGATGGACTAGATGGGTTGGACAAGAGAATCTTCCTTGACATTGCATGTTTCCATAAGTCTTGTGAAAAGGAGCGAGTAATTGAAGGACTAGAAAACTGTGGCTTTGTTGGCGCTCGCGTTGTGATTGAAGTTCTTATTGAGAAATCTCTCTTGTATATTTCATTCAATTCTCTATCTATGCATGATTTGATACAAGAAATGGCATGGGAGATTGTTCGACAAGAGTCTTACGATGAGCCAGGTGGTCGTAGTCGGTTGTGGCTTCCTAAAGATATCTGGCATGTGCATGCAAAGAATACG GGATCAGAGGCAATTGAAGGCATAGTCTTACGCTTGAGTGAATTTGAAGAGGCACACTGCAATCCTGAAGCATTCACTAAGATGTGTAAGCTGAGGTTGCTCGACATTCATAATGTGAGCCTTTCTAAGGGCCCCAATCATCTTCCGAATGCTTTAAGAGTTCTCAAATGGAGCTGGTATCCCTCCAAATGTCTACCACCAATTTTTCAACCGGATGAACTTACAGAACTTAGTCTGCGGCATAGCAAAATTGATCACCTTTGGGATGGAATAAAG CGCTTGGGCAAGTTGAAGTCTATCGATCTTAGTTACTCCCACAACTTGACAAGGACCCCAGATTTCACAAGTATTCAAAATCTTGAGAAGCTGGTTCTTGAAGGTTGTACAAATTTAGCTACGATTCATTCATCCATTGTGTTTCTCAGAAGGCTTagaattttaaatcttaaagaCTGTAAAAGTATTATGAGTCTCCCAAACAAGGTAGAAATGGAATCTCTTGAAGTATTTGACATTTCTGGCTGCTCAAAAGTGAAAAAGATTCCAGAATTTGTTGGAGAAATGAAAAATTTCTGGAGACTTTCTTTAAGCCGAACTGTTGTTCAGGAAATCCCTTCCTCAGTTATACGTAGGAGTTTGGAGGAGATTGATTTAAGTGGAACTGCTTTGAGAGAGACGGAATCCTCCCTTGTTTCAGTGAAAAATATGGTACTATCAAATTTTATGGGAAGTAATGCACCACCGGCTAGATCATGGCgttccttcttcacttttgGTGAATTTCCAGCAAAGATTTCTCACCCTGCGAGTGTGGTCTTAGCTTCGTTGAAAGATTTATGCTTTCTGAAGGAATTAAATCTGAAGAACTGCAATCTTTGTGAAGGAGCAATTCCCGAGGATATTGGTTTATTGTCCTCTTTAGAAACACTAAATCTTAGCGGAAACCATTTGGTTAGCCTTCCTGCAACCATCAGTGGGCTTTCTAATCTGCGGGATTTACATCTCGAGAACTGCAGTCTTTGTGAAGGAGCAATTCCCGAGGATATTGGTTTCTTGTCCTCTTTAGAAACACTAAATCTTAGCGGAAACCATTTGGTTAGCCTTCCTGCAAGCATCGGTGGGCTTTCTAAGCTGCGGGATTTAGATATGGGGAACTGCAGTCTTTGTGAAGGAGCAATTCCCGAGGATATTGGTTTCTTGTCCTCTTTAGAAACGCTAAATCTTAGTGGAAACCATTTTGTTAGCCTTCCTGCAAGCATCAGTGGGCTTTCTAAGCTGCAGTATTTTCACTTGGAAAATTGCAAAAGGCTTCAACAACTGCCAGCCATTCCAGATGCTCGCAGAATTGGATCTTTTTTGTGCCGTTTTGACAATTGCTTCAGTTTGGGTGGAAATCAAGGTTGCAATGCCATAA ATGCTAAAGAGATTCAATCAg GAGCTCCCTTGGTCTTGGGATATAGTAATTCCTGGAAGTGA